GCTGGACCGGGTGCAGGAGCGCGCGGCAGCGCTTGGCCTCACCCGCGCCCCGGAGACGGCGCTGGAGCGGCTGCAAGCCGCCCGTGCATCGCGAGGGGCCGAGGAGAGGCCGCAGAACGCCCTTGAGCGGCTACAGGCGGCGCGGGAGGGGCGAGGCGAGGACCGGAGCGTTGAGATCGCGCGCAATGTCGAGAGCGCCGGCCAAGACCTGACGGAGCAGGATCGGGAGAGAGCAAAGGTGTTGGAGCGCGAACGCATGCTGGAACGGGAGCGGGGTATCGAGCGCGAAGGGCGGGGGTATAGCATTTGAGGCAGGCTATTCACGAATTTAGTAGCAGTTTGGGTGTTCGAATCTACTTACTCCATCGCTGCGTTGAATCCGATGTATCAAGGGCGGAACCGATCTTTCGCGCAATGTCACTTGTCTGTACCATTCTGGTCAAAAGCAGACTTAAAAAGTTCCTGATGCCAGATACTGTTGTACTGCTAACAGACAAGCTCTTTAGACCCGAGCTGTTGCTGCTGGATAAACCTACGGCAATCATTCATCATTCATGTCAGGTTCAGTATGATAAGCGAAATTTAATCTTTTTTATAAGAACCTCTGAGATTTCTATCTCTCATTAAGAGCCTGAGAGAATTTTTTTCATCGCGACGCAATGGCCTCGCTTTTAAATTTTGAGGCTAAAATGCCAATTACTATTAAATCCCTCGTCTCTGAGCTGACTCCAAGCAACACGGTTTTAGTTTTTTGGTGCGGGAGCATCTCTTCCCGTCAGGGGCTCCAAGCGTCTGGAACCTATGCGAACATTTGGCTCCTATAATTGGAGAGGATCCTGGAACCTATAACTTTGCTGAACTCTGTTCCCTTTTTGAATACAAAAAAAACCGTAAGGAGCTTGTTGCACAGGTAAGGTCGAAGTTTAAGGGACTGCGGCCAACTGGGGGCTTACAAAATGTAGCAGAATACGATTGGGTTTCGATTTTTACAACAAATTACGATGATCTTGTTGAAAAGGCGTTCTTAAAAAGAAGTAAAGACATCCGAGTTTTTTCTTCCAATTTTGATTTTGGTGAGCCTACGCCTCCTACGTCAACATCAATATTCAAAATTCATGGGACGATTGGACACGATACTTCGGATGGCCATCGATCTAAAAATGATTCTGACTGAGGAAGACAATGATACTGTGGAGGACTATCGCGAAGCCCTCTACGACAGATTTAAAAATGATTTAAACTCGCATGACGCAGTTATTATAGGGCAGTCCCTAGCTGATCCAGATTTGGATACATTAGTAAAGCGAGCCTTGAAGCTCCGGCAGAAATCCTATTCATCAGGAAGAATATTTCTTCTTGTATATACGGAAGACCAAAATCGAGCGATGCTTTTAGAAAGAAAGGGGCTACAGGTCGTATTTGGTGGAATAGATGATTTCTTTTTTGAGCTTGCAAAGCAGTCTCATCAGGTTGTTCCCGTTTCCGAAACCTCAGATGACCCACTTATTCAAAGTACGATATTAAGATCTATTACCGTTGATATTGAACATCAAGCAAATCAGATACCTCCTGACTTTCCGAAAATGTTTGGAGGCGGCGCACCAACCTATTCAGATATTAGAGCCGGATTCACCTTTCCCAGGACAAATAAAGAGCGGGTTTCTGATAAACTACAAAACGACGTTCAGTACTCAGTAGTATTGGGCGCGAGTGGTGTTGGGAAAACATCTCTAGCACGTCAAATTGCATTTGACTTAGTTGGAAAAGGCTATTTGGGGTGGGAGCACAATCCAGACCGTGAGTTCATCGCCGATGAATGGAGAAATGTCGCCAGAGCTTTAGAGGAAAGTCAGCGAAATGCTGTAATGGTACTGGACGATGCACACCTTTACCTTCACGAGATTAATAATCTAATTAATTGGTTACATGATGATGGGTCAAAGCGACTGCGGCTTATACTGACATCTGCCAAGAACCATTGGAAGCCGCGGATCAAGACCGCAAATCTATATAAATCCGTGGAGCTTATAGAGTTATCCACTCTTGATCCAACTGAAATTGGAAGCCTTCTTTCATTGGTTCAGGGGGTTCCAGAAATCGCAAAGCTAGTGGACAAAAAGCTTTAAAGGTTTTACCCTTCAAGAACGTCGACGGCGTCTAATTGAAAGATGCAATAAAGATTTCTTTGTTTGTATGAAGAATATTTTTGCAAACGACAGCTTCGATACAATCGTATTGCGTGAGTTTTCTGGTGTTAACCCTAATTATCAATCTGTTTATAAAGTAATTTGCGCGTTGGAAAGCTTCGGAGTCCGAGTTCACCGTCAACTTGTGGTTCGACTACTTCAAATTACTGCTCAAGATATTGGTATGGTTCTAGAGAACCTTGAAGGGCTCGTAGAAGAGTATCAAATAAACAAGCGAGAGAGTATCTTCGGTTGGAGTGGGCGACATCCTGTAATATCTGAAATAATCTCGAAGCATAAGTTTGGTGGTCAAAAGGAGATTTTTGCGTTGCTGAAGCAAGTAGCTTCTAACATTTCGCCAACATACGATATTGAAATTAGAACCATCCGGCAGCTTTGTAGTTTTGAAGGAGGTATATCACGTATTTCGGACGTATCATCTCAGAATGAACTTCTGAGAATAATGATCTCAGTAGCTCCGCGAGAA
The Loktanella sp. M215 DNA segment above includes these coding regions:
- a CDS encoding P-loop NTPase — translated: MAIDLKMILTEEDNDTVEDYREALYDRFKNDLNSHDAVIIGQSLADPDLDTLVKRALKLRQKSYSSGRIFLLVYTEDQNRAMLLERKGLQVVFGGIDDFFFELAKQSHQVVPVSETSDDPLIQSTILRSITVDIEHQANQIPPDFPKMFGGGAPTYSDIRAGFTFPRTNKERVSDKLQNDVQYSVVLGASGVGKTSLARQIAFDLVGKGYLGWEHNPDREFIADEWRNVARALEESQRNAVMVLDDAHLYLHEINNLINWLHDDGSKRLRLILTSAKNHWKPRIKTANLYKSVELIELSTLDPTEIGSLLSLVQGVPEIAKLVDKKL
- a CDS encoding SIR2 family protein, which gives rise to MREHLFPSGAPSVWNLCEHLAPIIGEDPGTYNFAELCSLFEYKKNRKELVAQVRSKFKGLRPTGGLQNVAEYDWVSIFTTNYDDLVEKAFLKRSKDIRVFSSNFDFGEPTPPTSTSIFKIHGTIGHDTSDGHRSKNDSD